In Cydia amplana chromosome 25, ilCydAmpl1.1, whole genome shotgun sequence, one genomic interval encodes:
- the LOC134659611 gene encoding ommochrome-binding protein-like encodes MLLLILIISSASAQTFQQFCLPFNNNYYQPTIIKEGIKDVQKLALNRNDNTLYFIFNKVGDLGYSLGYVNLNTNLAGVVDGIRNASSVTVDQVNNVVYAGGKEGLYIVKSIDDRKELEKMPVFHDIYDIFFKGVLYFSTKRREAFRVRNNVVYRLPALTGVSVEKIVLDDDNNILFTANRKLFRLKLGTRDIAVHEDLLVDGITVDEDFIPFVTTTQGIYVYNKYKYALDPVSNERLRSLNAIAFSKEGELIYEAAGNIYKLTRCQ; translated from the coding sequence ATGCTCCTCCTCATCCTCATCATCAGTTCAGCATCAGCGCAGACCTTCCAGCAGTTCTGTCTGCCCTTCAACAACAACTATTACCAGCCCACCATCATTAAAGAGGGCATCAAAGATGTCCAGAAACTTGCACTCAACCGGAACGACAACACCCTATACTTTATCTTTAACAAAGTCGGTGATTTAGGCTACAGCTTAGGTTAtgttaatttaaacactaacctAGCAGGAGTGGTAGATGGTATCAGAAATGCCTCATCAGTAACTGTCGATCAGGTTAATAATGTAGTATACGCGGGCGGTAAAGAAGGTTTATATATAGTTAAGTCTATAGATGATAGGAAAGAGCTTGAAAAAATGCCTGTTTTTCACGATATTTATGACATATTCTTCAAAGGCGTCCTATATTTTAGCACGAAAAGAAGAGAAGCGTTTAGGGTCAGAAATAATGTAGTATACAGACTACCAGCTTTAACGGGTGTGTCAGTCGAGAAAATAGTGTTagatgatgataataatatactttTTACAGCAAATAGGAAGTTATTTAGACTTAAATTAGGTACTAGAGACATCGCTGTGCATGAAGATTTACTCGTAGACGGTATAACAGTGGATGAAGACTTCATACCTTTTGTGACAACTACTCAAGGCATATATGTGTATAATAAGTATAAGTATGCCTTAGATCCGGTCTCGAATGAAAGACTGAGGAGTCTAAATGCGATAGCGTTTAGTAAGGAAGGTGAATTGATATATGAAGCGGCGGggaatatatataaactaactAGGTGTCAgtga
- the LOC134659610 gene encoding thioredoxin-related transmembrane protein 2 homolog gives MSFKKDLRQLLKPYYWVNILLSISYVTAKRTSVICNFLFPDVDCELDSRETEILFFLIIVVMLRTRKAGSVTMVNYLSSSFVYTKIANLILWLYADVRYGLPFGALLILTALLIPEPTYTGPEHLTYFRGVSTLDEELRHKGNTWLVCLYAAWHPACVNFAPVFAELSASYSLENLKFGKMDIGRYPEAAAKYRIQDGPSSRQLPTVLLLTEGAESLRRPHPDTQGKLQKFLFSKDNVKAAFDLDALYQQCKEKLATKPKDKTKDKKTQ, from the exons ATGTCTTTTAAGAAAGATTTGCGTCAATTACTAAAGCCCTATTACTGGGTCAACATTTTACTAAGCATTTCATACGTTACGGCCAAAAGGACGAGTGTGATTTGCAACTTTTTGTTCCCCGATGTGGATTGCGAGTTGGACAGCCGAGAAACGGAAATCCTATTTTTCCTAATTATCGTCGTGATGCTGCGGACTCGGAAGGCGGGAAGTGTGACGATGGTCAACTATTTGTCGTCTTCGTTTGTATATACGAAGATTGCTAACCTAATTTTGTGGTTATATGCTGACGTCAG ATATGGCCTTCCATTCGGCGCTCTGCTCATCCTGACTGCCCTTCTCATCCCGGAGCCCACCTACACGGGCCCGGAGCACCTGACCTACTTCCGTGGAGTCAGCACACTGGACGAGGAGCTCCGACACAAGGGAAACACTTGGCTGGTCTGCTTGTATGCGGCGTGGCATCCGGCCTGCGTCAACTTCGCTCCGGTGTTCGCTGAGCTGTCGGCCAGCTATAGCTTGGAGAATCTGAAGTTTGGGAAGATGGATATTggcag ATACCCCGAGGCGGCGGCGAAGTACCGCATCCAGGACGGGCCGAGCAGCCGCCAGCTGCCCACCGTGCTGCTGTTGACCGAGGGGGCGGAGTCCCTGCGCCGCCCGCATCCGGACACACAGGGCAAGCTACAGAA ATTCCTGTTCTCCAAAGACAACGTGAAGGCAGCCTTCGACTTGGACGCTCTGTATCAGCAGTGCAAGGAGAAGCTAGCCACCAAACCCAAAGACAAGACCAAAGACAAGAAGACACAATAG